One Panicum virgatum strain AP13 chromosome 3N, P.virgatum_v5, whole genome shotgun sequence DNA segment encodes these proteins:
- the LOC120667657 gene encoding uncharacterized protein LOC120667657 yields the protein MAEYEALLSSLRIAIELGIKHKFDGLELNHIARKYNEEADELAKIASGRTTVPPNVFARDLTKPSVDFKNPAEAIGAAPKPSGAATTEPSAKDPSTEESEAMDTNIETSSVDEAEAMEIDEAPPPRDWHTQYLDWMIRGVLPSDCAQARRIAIQAKSFILIDDELYKRSPSGILQQCIPIPEGKELIRDIHVGICDHHTAPRTLVGNAFRQGFY from the exons atggcggaatacgaggccctcctcagcagCCTCCGCATTGCCATCGAACTCGGCATCAAAC acaagttcgacgggctCGAGCTTAACCACAtcgcgcgcaagtacaacgaagaagcggacgaactggccaagatcgCGTCTGGGCGGACCACCGTTCCCCCGAACGTTTTCGCCCGTGACCTCACCAAGCCATCCGTCGACTTCAAGAATCCTGCGGAAGCCATCGGAGCAGCACCCAAACCCTCGGGGGCTGCGACCACGGAGCCATCAGCCAAAGACCCCTCGACGGAGGAGTCCGAGGCCATGGACACTAACATCGAGACCTCCTCAGTGGACGAggctgaagcaatggagatcgacgaggccccgcCTCCGCGAGATTGGCAtacccagtacctcgactggatgatccGAGGGGTCTTACCCTCGGACTGCGCTCAGGCACGGCGCATTGCCATTCAAGCCAAGTCCTTCATCTTGATCGACGACGaactatacaagcgcagtccctcgggcattCTGCAacaatgcatccccatccctgaGGGCAAGGAACTGATCCGAGACATCCACGTCGGCATCTGCGATCACCACaccgcgccgcgcaccctcgtgggaaATGCATTTCGGCAGGGCTTTTACTAG
- the LOC120665074 gene encoding uncharacterized protein LOC120665074 — MQQLKRTVGSPSGLVISTDACKGLETAVSAVFPQAENRECMRHLYGNFLKQYQGDVFTEHLYPAARAYTEWLFKWHMEKIFRAALDAIAYLEQHHNRLWYRCGFSEESKCDYLTNNVSESFNSQIRHMKCLLLHELVDGIREFIMEKRYLRKQIANKMAEGILPNVLKELHQVSRNLRVVKVARSDEDCAEVTLVDAYNNTRRQTVDLKNQKCSCRVWQVTGKPCQHALAWILSNRGVQISDFVHEYYSVAMFKAAYEGRVTTMPDRSQWPVVDLGFQVWPPLQKRAPGRPKVQRIRGALEKGPKKKVRCSRCKGYGHFAKTCKLAEPAEPAQDVTPQTPSKRKRQPQDEGPSVQHNKKKKSPKKKKTPKKKKTPKKKKQAQAAAAPPPIAVRSLRDSLGM, encoded by the exons ATGCAGCAGTTAAAAAGGACTGTAGGGTCCCCATCTGGTTTAGTCATATCAACTGATGCATGCAAAGGCTTGGAGACTGCTGTCAGTGCTGTCTTCCCTCAAGCAGAGAACAGAGAATGCATGAGACATCTATATGGGAATTTTCTTAAGCAGTATCAAGGTGATGTTTTCACTGAGCATCTATATCCAGCAGCAAGAGCTTACACTGAATGGCTCTTCAAATGGCACATGGAGAAGATATTTCGAGCtgccctagatgcaattgcctACCTGGAACAACACCACAACAGGCTGTGGTACAGATGTGGGTTTTCTGAAGAAAGCAAATGTGATTATCTTACAAACAATGTCTCAGAGAGTTTCAACAGCCAGATTAGGCACATGAAGTGCCTATTGCTGCATGAGCTAGTTGATGGCATAAGGGAGTTCATAATGGAGAAGAGGTACCTAAGAAAGCAGATAGCAAACAAGATGGCTGAAGGGATCTTGCCAAATGTGCTAAAGGAGCTCCATCAAGTCAGCAGAAATCTCAGGGTTGTGAAGGTTGCAAGAAGTGATGAAGACTGTGCAGAAGTTACTTTAGTAGATGCCTACAACAACACTAGAAGGCAGACAGTGGACCTCAAGAACCAGAAATGCTCTTGCAGAGTTTGGCAGGTGACTGGAAAACCATGTCAGCATGCCCTGGCCTGGATTTTGTCTAACAGAGGTGTACAAATCTCTGATTTTGTACATGAGTACTACTCTGTGGCTATGTTCAAGGCAGCCTATGAAGGCAGGGTCACTACAATGCCAGATAGGTCCCAATGGCCTGTAGTGGATCTTGGTTTCCAAGTTTGGCCACCACTGCAGAAAAGAGCACCTGGTAGGCCTAAGGTTCAGAGAATCAGAGGAGCCCTTGAGAAAGGGCCCAAAAAGAAGGTTAGATGCTCTAGATGCAAAGGCTATGGACACTTTGCCAAGACTTGCAAGCTTGCAGAACCAGCAGAACCAGCACAAGATGTTACTCCACAAACACCAAGCAAAAG GAAGAGGCAGCCACAAGATGAAGGCCCTTCTGTTCAACACAATAAGAAGAAGAAGtcaccaaagaagaagaagactcctaagaagaagaagactccaaagaagaagaagcaggcaCAAGCAGCAGCTGCTCCACCTCCTATAGCTGTTAGAAGCCTGAGAGATTCGCTGGGCATGTAA